A window from Kovacikia minuta CCNUW1 encodes these proteins:
- a CDS encoding amylo-alpha-1,6-glucosidase: MTPEIIELEGRAFVPADQFPIPEWNSVLAERPQPILTLKDDDLFLLTDTLGNIGGFVGDDRSSGMGLFCKDTRFLSRLELQIEGRSPILLSSTADKGFVLSVLCTNPRIDEQIKAESIGIKRELVLNGGLFEEIEISNYSTSPVTFELSLSFDTDFFDLFEIRGYARERRGRLLRLMPQDGEEPEIRGEKHDIEESREREDGEIAEQELQEVVPHPTPYTPHPTPHTPHPSSSPAELTLAYQGLDGELLESRIEFSHRQPTFFKGNTAIWQLHLESHETQTLGYRLLMLNGGRSASTVSPPMTLGQAKAAELMEEQTWRQQVTRIRSDKNTFNQILERAEQDIYLLRQSFGKGKALSAGVPWFSTLFGRDSIIAASQILMLDSQIARETLYILAQYQGKVDDEWRDEQPGKILHEIRFGEMARCQEIPHTPYYGTVDATPLWLMLYAEYFAWTADYETLENLWPNALAAMDWIDRSCKQTSYLSYFRKSRRGLDNQGWKDSGDCIVNRRGQLAEGAIALCEVQAYVYAAKIRLAQIARMKKRIDLADRWDEEARDLKIRFNRDFWMEDQGFCALALDGDGKPVDSITSNPGHCLNLGIFTPEKAYSVAERLRAPDMFNGWGIRTLSSLSPAYNPMGYHIGSVWPHDNALTAIGLRSLGLIDQALELAEGILDMTNRQPYHRPPELFCGYERSDDNDPVQYPVACTPQAWATGSVFQLVQMMVNLVPDAPSNTLRIIDPALPESIHYVSLQNLRVGPTLLDLEFERSGSATACRVSKKRGNLRVIIEA; this comes from the coding sequence ATGACACCAGAAATAATTGAACTAGAAGGAAGAGCCTTTGTTCCAGCGGATCAATTCCCCATTCCAGAATGGAACTCAGTACTGGCTGAACGCCCTCAACCCATCCTGACCCTCAAAGATGATGACCTATTTTTGCTGACCGATACCCTGGGTAATATTGGTGGTTTTGTGGGCGACGATCGCAGCTCTGGCATGGGGTTATTTTGCAAAGATACGCGCTTTCTTAGCCGATTAGAATTGCAGATTGAGGGGCGATCGCCCATTCTCCTCAGCAGTACCGCAGACAAAGGATTTGTTCTCTCTGTGCTCTGTACTAACCCCCGAATTGATGAGCAGATTAAGGCAGAATCTATTGGCATTAAACGGGAACTTGTCCTTAACGGTGGCTTATTTGAGGAAATCGAAATTTCCAACTACAGCACAAGCCCAGTTACGTTTGAACTGAGCCTCAGTTTTGATACGGACTTTTTTGATCTGTTCGAAATTCGTGGCTACGCCAGGGAACGGCGAGGACGCCTCCTGCGATTGATGCCCCAGGACGGTGAGGAGCCAGAAATCAGGGGTGAAAAGCATGATATAGAAGAGAGCAGAGAAAGGGAAGACGGAGAAATCGCAGAACAAGAACTGCAAGAAGTTGTCCCCCACCCCACCCCCTACACCCCACACCCCACACCCCACACCCCACACCCCTCTTCCTCCCCGGCTGAACTCACCCTCGCCTATCAGGGGCTAGACGGGGAACTGTTGGAATCGCGCATTGAGTTTTCTCATCGGCAGCCAACCTTTTTTAAGGGAAATACTGCAATCTGGCAGCTGCATCTGGAATCCCACGAAACCCAAACTCTGGGTTACCGTCTCCTGATGCTAAATGGGGGACGTTCAGCCTCAACGGTTAGTCCTCCCATGACGCTGGGGCAGGCAAAGGCAGCCGAACTGATGGAAGAGCAGACCTGGCGGCAGCAAGTCACCCGCATTCGATCGGACAAAAATACCTTCAACCAAATTCTAGAGCGGGCAGAACAGGACATTTACCTGCTGCGGCAATCTTTTGGTAAGGGTAAAGCGCTTTCCGCTGGAGTACCCTGGTTCTCCACCCTGTTTGGGCGCGACTCCATCATCGCAGCTTCTCAAATCCTGATGCTGGATTCCCAAATTGCCCGCGAAACGCTCTACATCCTGGCTCAATATCAGGGCAAGGTGGATGATGAGTGGCGGGATGAGCAACCCGGAAAAATTCTGCATGAGATTCGCTTTGGTGAAATGGCGCGCTGCCAGGAAATTCCCCATACACCCTACTACGGCACCGTTGATGCCACGCCCCTATGGCTCATGCTTTATGCCGAATACTTTGCCTGGACCGCTGATTATGAAACCCTGGAGAACCTGTGGCCCAATGCATTAGCAGCGATGGATTGGATTGATCGCAGTTGCAAGCAAACCAGCTACCTCAGTTACTTCCGTAAATCCCGTCGGGGATTAGATAACCAGGGTTGGAAGGACTCCGGAGATTGCATTGTCAATCGGCGGGGACAACTGGCGGAAGGTGCGATCGCCCTTTGCGAGGTGCAGGCTTATGTTTACGCTGCCAAAATTCGGCTGGCTCAAATTGCCCGGATGAAGAAACGGATTGACCTGGCAGACCGTTGGGATGAGGAAGCCAGAGATCTGAAAATTCGGTTCAACCGGGATTTTTGGATGGAAGACCAGGGGTTTTGTGCCTTAGCCCTGGATGGAGACGGTAAACCCGTCGATAGTATCACCTCTAATCCTGGGCACTGCCTCAACCTGGGCATTTTTACACCAGAAAAAGCTTATAGCGTAGCCGAACGTCTGCGGGCACCCGATATGTTTAACGGTTGGGGAATTCGCACCCTCAGTAGTCTATCTCCGGCTTACAACCCAATGGGGTACCACATTGGGTCTGTCTGGCCCCATGACAACGCCCTGACGGCGATCGGGTTGCGATCGCTGGGTCTGATTGACCAGGCCCTGGAACTGGCGGAAGGAATTCTGGACATGACCAATCGTCAGCCCTACCATCGTCCTCCCGAACTGTTTTGCGGTTATGAACGCTCTGATGATAACGATCCGGTGCAGTACCCCGTCGCCTGCACCCCCCAAGCATGGGCAACAGGCAGCGTCTTTCAACTCGTGCAAATGATGGTCAATCTGGTGCCCGACGCTCCCAGCAACACCCTGCGAATTATTGATCCCGCATTGCCAGAATCCATTCACTATGTCTCCCTCCAAAACCTGCGAGTCGGTCCAACATTACTGGATCTGGAATTTGAGCGCTCTGGTTCTGCTACGGCCTGTCGCGTTTCCAAAAAGCGCGGCAACTTGCGGGTGATTATTGAGGCGTGA
- a CDS encoding RluA family pseudouridine synthase, with product MNSGWTYREQVNASAQGLTVLDYYTRHYRHSTGREWQQRIESGQILLDGTETTAETRLRLGQWLTYDRPPWQEPEVPLSVEIVYEDRELMVVAKPSGLPVLPGGGFLEHTLLWQLRQRYPQDTPYPIHRLGRGTSGLVLLARSPAARAYLSQQMRNHQIQKIYRALARGNGMGDCFTITDPIGKIFHPVLGYIYAANPQGSPAHSECHVLRREPEMTLLEVNILTGRPHQIRIHLAAAGYPLVGDPLYGVGGVPISCIRSDNGEVPVPGDCGYHLHAIRLSLSHPNGQPMSFMCSPPPELQV from the coding sequence GTGAATTCCGGTTGGACCTATCGAGAGCAGGTGAATGCTTCGGCTCAGGGATTGACTGTGTTGGATTATTACACCCGTCACTATCGTCATTCCACCGGTAGGGAGTGGCAGCAAAGAATTGAGTCAGGGCAAATACTCCTGGATGGAACAGAAACAACCGCAGAAACACGATTAAGGTTGGGGCAGTGGTTGACCTACGATCGCCCTCCCTGGCAGGAACCAGAAGTTCCCCTATCGGTTGAGATTGTTTACGAAGATCGGGAGTTAATGGTGGTGGCAAAACCTTCCGGGTTGCCCGTGCTGCCGGGGGGTGGGTTTCTAGAACACACCTTGCTTTGGCAGCTACGACAACGTTATCCCCAGGACACTCCCTATCCGATTCATCGATTGGGGCGGGGTACTTCCGGGTTGGTATTGCTGGCACGATCGCCCGCTGCCCGTGCTTACCTGAGCCAGCAAATGCGGAACCACCAAATCCAGAAAATTTACCGTGCTTTGGCTCGAGGCAATGGAATGGGCGACTGTTTTACGATTACCGATCCCATTGGCAAAATTTTCCATCCGGTGTTGGGATATATCTATGCCGCAAATCCTCAGGGATCACCAGCTCACAGCGAATGTCACGTACTGCGGCGCGAACCGGAGATGACCCTGTTAGAAGTTAACATTTTGACTGGCAGACCGCATCAAATTCGGATTCATTTAGCAGCCGCTGGCTACCCCCTCGTGGGCGATCCACTTTATGGGGTGGGAGGGGTTCCCATCTCCTGCATCCGATCTGATAATGGAGAGGTTCCTGTACCCGGAGATTGTGGCTATCATCTACATGCCATCCGTCTTTCCCTCTCCCATCCTAATGGCCAGCCCATGAGCTTCATGTGTTCCCCGCCACCCGAATTACAGGTTTAA
- a CDS encoding C40 family peptidase, with the protein MISLVQLQTILDLPAGSQTQFQCQAKVDLYDSPALERLATQAASGRHLRITGVSTTSEMESIAALQICLCEDDYPGWLAVRDLRHLDIAHHPYQPVPLSEAEIQARIPGAIAFTQTAMGQANHYLWGGTVGPNYDCSGLVQSAFASVGIWLPRDAYQQEAFIHRIAIENIRPGDLIFFGPPEKATHVGLYLGNDHYIHSSGKDQGRNGIGIDVLSGQGDSISQKYCAQIRGAGRVVTNYPFS; encoded by the coding sequence GTGATTTCTCTGGTTCAACTTCAAACCATTCTGGATCTTCCGGCAGGTTCTCAAACCCAGTTTCAATGTCAAGCAAAGGTCGATTTATACGATTCTCCTGCATTGGAGCGCCTGGCAACCCAGGCTGCATCAGGACGGCATCTGCGAATTACGGGAGTTTCTACAACTTCTGAGATGGAATCGATCGCTGCCCTTCAGATTTGCCTTTGTGAAGATGATTATCCGGGTTGGCTCGCCGTCCGAGATTTACGTCACCTAGATATTGCCCATCACCCCTATCAACCCGTTCCGCTTTCAGAAGCGGAGATTCAAGCCAGAATTCCAGGGGCAATCGCCTTTACCCAAACTGCAATGGGTCAAGCAAACCATTACCTCTGGGGGGGGACGGTTGGTCCCAATTACGATTGTTCTGGTCTGGTGCAGTCTGCCTTTGCTTCCGTGGGTATCTGGCTGCCGAGAGACGCCTATCAGCAGGAAGCTTTTATCCACAGGATTGCGATCGAGAACATTCGTCCCGGTGACCTGATTTTTTTTGGGCCTCCTGAAAAAGCTACCCATGTGGGGCTGTACCTGGGCAACGATCACTACATCCATAGCTCTGGCAAAGACCAGGGGCGTAATGGAATTGGAATTGATGTTCTCTCCGGGCAGGGCGACTCAATTAGCCAAAAATACTGCGCCCAAATCCGTGGTGCAGGACGGGTCGTTACCAATTACCCTTTTAGCTAG
- a CDS encoding glycosyltransferase family 2 protein — MGIYLHSEENKLQAVLPSTTLEVSVVVPVHNEYESLPHLIDAIATSLQANHLRYEIICVDDGSTDGSTELLKQIARDRTDLRAVILRRNYGQTAAMSAGFGHIKGSVIITLDGDLQNDPADIPLLLNKLKEGYDMVCGWRKNRQDAALTRLFPSKVANWLIGWVTGIQLHDYGCSLKAYRAELVADMNLYGELHRFLPALAFIEGARITEIPVRHHARRFGKSKYGLWRTFRVVMDMMTIWFMQKFLTKPMHVFGLFGLVSLVLGVAIGFHLTFIKLVFGVSIGNRPLLILCIVLLLAGVQLFSFGLLAELLMRTYHESQGRPIYRVREVVEPGSQGEG; from the coding sequence ATGGGGATCTATCTACATTCGGAAGAAAATAAACTCCAGGCGGTGCTACCGTCTACCACCCTGGAGGTTTCTGTTGTTGTACCTGTTCACAACGAGTATGAGAGCCTACCTCACCTAATCGACGCGATCGCCACAAGCTTGCAGGCAAACCACCTCCGCTATGAAATCATCTGTGTCGATGATGGTTCCACAGATGGTTCCACAGAGTTGCTCAAACAAATCGCTCGCGATCGTACCGACCTGCGGGCAGTAATTTTGCGGCGCAACTATGGGCAAACCGCAGCGATGTCAGCTGGATTCGGTCACATAAAAGGGAGTGTCATTATTACCCTGGATGGTGACTTGCAGAATGATCCCGCCGATATCCCCCTGCTCCTTAACAAGCTGAAGGAAGGGTATGATATGGTTTGTGGCTGGCGCAAAAACAGGCAGGACGCCGCACTGACCCGGTTGTTTCCCTCAAAAGTTGCGAATTGGTTGATTGGTTGGGTGACGGGGATTCAACTGCATGACTATGGCTGTTCACTGAAGGCCTATCGGGCGGAACTGGTCGCTGATATGAATCTCTATGGAGAACTGCACCGATTTTTGCCTGCCCTTGCCTTTATTGAAGGGGCACGGATTACCGAGATCCCGGTTCGTCATCACGCTCGGCGCTTTGGTAAGAGCAAATATGGGTTGTGGCGGACATTTCGGGTGGTCATGGATATGATGACCATCTGGTTTATGCAAAAGTTTTTGACCAAGCCGATGCATGTCTTTGGTTTGTTTGGTTTGGTTTCGCTGGTTCTGGGAGTTGCGATCGGGTTCCACCTGACCTTCATTAAACTCGTCTTTGGCGTCAGTATTGGCAATCGTCCGCTGCTGATTCTCTGCATTGTTTTGCTCCTGGCTGGAGTGCAGCTCTTCAGTTTTGGGCTGCTAGCCGAATTGCTAATGCGAACCTATCACGAATCTCAAGGAAGACCGATTTACCGGGTTCGAGAGGTCGTTGAGCCAGGGAGCCAAGGGGAAGGGTAA
- a CDS encoding GlsB/YeaQ/YmgE family stress response membrane protein — MNILAWIILGLIAGAIAKAIYPGHQSGGILGTMILGIIGAFLGGSLYSFLTTGTLALTSAGLSIGGVVVAVLGAIIALFLYYALTRRTTV, encoded by the coding sequence ATGAATATTCTTGCTTGGATCATTTTAGGTTTGATTGCTGGTGCGATCGCGAAAGCTATTTATCCTGGCCATCAGAGTGGCGGAATTCTTGGCACCATGATTCTGGGTATCATCGGTGCTTTCCTTGGAGGATCTCTCTACAGCTTTTTGACCACAGGAACCCTGGCGTTAACTTCGGCGGGACTTAGTATTGGCGGTGTGGTTGTTGCCGTTCTGGGTGCCATCATCGCGCTATTTCTGTACTATGCACTTACCCGTCGTACTACCGTCTAA
- a CDS encoding chromophore lyase CpcT/CpeT gives MIQAVIYIFGKEVFAIAGVEVNDRRTVLLLMGIGWLTALSFPPVSTANPDLAQQVEEVATRLEGIMDTSAQAAANPKAANVRMTTCRVQVIDIPPTASGNAVFLYQEQALSQDLSKPYRQRFLQLSPSLYSQSVRSRSFKPTNPASWIGFCNKPIGDRRLQARDLGNPVCNVFLKRSGEGYTGNTPIDGCPANVRGAVRITNHVELHSTGMDTWDRGFDASGKQVWGAKAESYQFRRLR, from the coding sequence ATGATTCAGGCTGTTATATATATATTTGGCAAAGAAGTGTTTGCTATTGCTGGAGTCGAAGTGAACGATCGAAGGACGGTTTTGCTTTTAATGGGTATTGGCTGGTTGACTGCCCTGAGTTTCCCCCCTGTCAGTACTGCCAATCCGGATTTAGCCCAGCAGGTCGAAGAAGTAGCTACCCGGCTAGAAGGCATCATGGATACTTCTGCCCAGGCAGCAGCCAATCCGAAGGCTGCTAACGTTCGAATGACAACCTGTCGGGTTCAGGTAATAGACATTCCGCCAACAGCATCGGGAAACGCTGTTTTCCTGTATCAGGAACAAGCACTTTCCCAGGATCTTTCTAAACCCTATCGGCAAAGGTTTTTACAGCTTTCGCCCAGCCTCTATAGCCAGAGTGTCCGATCGCGCTCCTTTAAGCCAACCAATCCCGCTTCCTGGATTGGTTTTTGCAACAAACCCATTGGCGATCGCAGACTTCAAGCTAGGGATCTGGGGAATCCAGTTTGTAATGTTTTTCTGAAACGCTCTGGTGAGGGTTATACAGGCAACACTCCGATCGACGGTTGTCCAGCCAATGTCCGAGGAGCCGTTCGGATCACCAACCACGTTGAATTACATTCCACAGGGATGGATACCTGGGATCGCGGTTTTGACGCCAGCGGCAAGCAAGTCTGGGGTGCAAAAGCAGAGTCATACCAGTTTAGACGGTTGAGATAG